A region of Zootoca vivipara chromosome 15, rZooViv1.1, whole genome shotgun sequence DNA encodes the following proteins:
- the NSRP1 gene encoding nuclear speckle splicing regulatory protein 1: MKQTKLEIQRALAEDSTVYEYDNIYDDIQQKKAESHASALAGKGEKKPKYIQNILKAAELRKKEQEKRMEKKIQKERELEGGVFDDKEAFVTSAYKKKLQERAEEEEREKREAAIEACLDVTKQKDLSGFYRHLLNQAVGEEEMPKCSLREARIKEEEPSGNSCDSKQISKNLDERTSSPIPLKAEDNPDADSDLEMGTSDEENSAKAHTNSGTGNKRESRQGHSDRSGESSRHHRSRRDSGSSSEERSCHQKVPSSHPEKEEGGGRKERSGQHREKERERRHKHHEKEEHSRPENHHRIREEQDERQRRKDRKERDDYDRDLKAWRDREEMYSEWEQQEKDRHKDRHRDRERDKGPREHKEEKQQQQERKSGSPGPLAKDCHWVPESDGRGENPLNSERSLELKHRTSGVGAEEAEKPPESQSKFAKRSNEETVVSARDRYLARQMARVGTKSYIEKEED, encoded by the exons ATGAAACAA ACCAAGCTTGAGATCCAGAGGGCACTGGCAGAAGACTCCACAGTGTATGAATATGACAATATTTACGACGACATACAGCAAAAGAAGGCAGAAAGTCATGCCAGCGCActtgcagggaaaggggaaaaaaag CCCAAGTACATCCAAAATATTCTCAAGGCAGCCGAGCTAAGGAAGAAGGAGCAGGAAAAGAGAATGGAGAAGAAGATTCAGAAAGAACGTGAACTGGAAGGAGGCGTGTTTGATGACAAAGAAGCCTTTGTAACATCGGCCTACAAGAAGAAACTGCAAGAAagagctgaggaggaggaaagagagaagagggaggcagcAATTGAGG CATGTCTGGATGTGACCAAGCAGAAGGATCTCAGTGGCTTTTACAGGCACCTGCTAAACCAGGCAGTGGGGGAAGAGGAGATGCCCAAATGCAGCCTTCGGGAGGCCAG gATAAAGGAAGAAGAACCCAGTGGGAATTCCTGTGACtccaaacaaataagcaaaaacCTGGATGAGAGGACAAGTTCCCCCATTCCTCTAAAGGCAGAAGATAACCCAGATGCAGACAGTGACTTGGAAATGGGTACTAGCGATGAGGAGAACAGTGCTAAAGCACACACAAACAGCGGAACTGGCAATAAAAGGGAGAGTAGGCAAGGCCACTCTGACCGTAGTGGGGAGAGTTCCAGGCATCACAGGAGCCGAAGGGACTCAGGGTCATCCAGCGAGGAGAGAAGTTGCCATCAGAAGGTGCCTTCAAGTCAtccagagaaagaggagggtgggggcaggaaggaaagaagtgGGCAGCACAGGGAAAAGGAACGTGAGAGAAGACACAAACACCATGAAAAAGAGGAACACTCTAGACCCGAGAACCATCATAGGATACGGGAAGAACAGGATGAGAGGCAGAGGAGAAAAGACAGGAAAGAGAGGGATGATTATGATAGAGATCTGAAGGcatggagagacagagaggaaatgtATTCTGAGTGGGAACAGCAAGAGAAAGACCGGCACAAAGACCGGCACAGGGATAGGGAGAGGGACAAAGGGCCACGGGAACAcaaagaggagaagcagcagcagcaagaaaggaAAAGTGGTAGCCCTGGGCCCTTGGCAAAAGATTGTCATTGGGTTCCAGAAAGTgatggcaggggagaaaacccaCTCAACTCTGAGAGATCGTTAGAATTGAAGCACAGGACTTCAGGGGTgggagcagaggaagcagagaAACCTCCAGAGAGCCAGAGCAAATTTGCGAAGCGGAGTAACGAGGAGACAGTGGTGTCAGCAAGAGACCGCTACCTGGCTCGGCAGATGGCCCGTGTGGGCACCAAGTCTTACATAGAAAAAGAAGAGGATTAG